ggtggggctcaaatggtagagcatctgtcaCTGAGTATAAACCCAGTATACGCCCCAGGGACACCAAATGATGGGTAAGAATCCCTCCTTTAGATAATATAAAAGCAAATGCTTGCATCTGTTCCAAGTCTCAGATGGCTATTTGTTATACTGAAAGGGGAAGGAGGTGGAGAGAAACCCCAAACATGCTCAAACcctaacatttaaaatttaaaacatttttgtgtgtgctggtcctggagtttggcctggacactgttccttagcttttgtgctcaagggaaATGCTGTACTGctggagcctcagctccacttgcagttttttggtgattaagagtctcacagacttttctgcccaggctagttttgggGAGCCATGATTTTCAcagctcagtctcatgagtaggaagaattacagacatgaagcaTTACTCTGATAAGAGGggccatttttatctttttttttttcctatttaaattGAACTAGGTAATCATCAGTTGTCAATTTTTGTCTATTAATCACTACTGGAAAAGCAAATTACTCTCACCTTCTTAGCTATTTCTAACATTTCTGACCCACTTAGGGCTATATCACCTACCACAGAAGTAGTCCCATCCCCGACTTCTTTGTCTTGCAGATCAGCCAGCTCACAGAGAACTTTAGCTGCAGGATGCTCAACCTCCAACAACTTCAGGATAGTTGCACCATCATTAGTAATGGTTACATCCTAACAAACCCAAAGGAAAGAATGATCAGCACGGGTCACCTGCAAATACAGGCTATCCCTACATTAGCACAGCTCTATGGTGATACATACTGAACTTTGTAACTTCCCAAGGAAGTGGCACAGCACTATCCTGTACCAAAAGAGTTtaggggacagcactcaggccctgagttcaagccctacagccacCAAAAAATGAATATACTCCCTAGTATGGAGGTTCAGGGGAGAAAAGTACATTTAaggccttttttcccccctttaaatCAACCAACAGTTACATGTACTTACCCCAATATCATCCACCAACATTTTGTCCAAGCCAACTGGACCAAGGGAACTTTTTACAATATTGGCAATGGAAGCTGCAGCCATAACTGCAATCAATTGAGAAAAATAGAATTAGATAATCCTCTTGCCTGAAAGGAAATCTATCCTCAAGCCCACCCGTGTCCTTATTTCTAAGACTATTAGGAGGCCAGCCAGTTTGAAGCCGAGTATATTCCATAAGGGGCTTCAgagattcccccctccccctttggagCAGTGATGCATTCAGTTTAGGGTCTTGTTTGAATGTTTAAAAGTAATCAAGTCAGAAACTTCAAAAggccagaggaggaggggaagagaagaggtaATAACGTATCAGGCCTGTCCTTCAGATCCAGCTACGCAGATGAACTTTACTCGTCTAACACCATCTGTTTTGTGAAGGGAATGGTGCAAGCTTTTTATTTCGAACTCGTCCGTGGAGAAGTAATACCCAGAGGGTAACCGCGACAGTGGCACGTGATTCCCAAGGGCGGAGGGCCCCACCTCCGACCGCAAATGACACGCAAACTCCCGTCACGTTCCTGTAGGAGCTCGTCTCCCTTATGACTCGGTTAGCACTTGAGTTTCCCTTTAGGGCGGTGTCGGCGCAAGTTCCGCCGGGtcgggggccggggagggccggGCTTCTCGGGCACTGGCCCGTCAGCAGGCAGAGCTGAGCCTCCGGGCCCAGGCTGCGCCGCCGCTCGCTCGCGGTGGAACAACaaaggcggggcgggcgggggccggtgCCCCCGGGCTCGCGTCCCCGCCCCGGGCCTCCTCGCAGCCCGCCCCGGACACGTGTCCCCCGCATCCCGGTCGCAAACCCcactgggcgggcgggcgggacccCTCCCCGCATCGGGCACggacgccgccgccgcggccgccagACCCTTCTAGAAGGCGAGCGAGGGTGGCGGCCAGGCGCCCGGGCGGCAGCCCCGGAGGCCGGCCTCGCCCTCTCCCGGCCTCACCGTTCTGGGAGCGGATCGCCTCCCCGGTGCTGCGATCCCCGAACACGGATAGGGGCCCCTCCATCTCCACGGCGGGCCAGGCGTCCGACTCAACCGGCGATCTCGGCTCCTAGGCCCGGCGAACACGCGCGAGGCGGCGACGGCGTGCGGAGGCCCGAGCGGCGCCGCGGGGGCTGGTGGGTAGCACGCCCCAGCCGCGAGGCACTCCGGGAAAAAGCGGGGGTGGGGAACTCGCCGGAAGTCAGGAACTTAGAAGGGGgcgggctctttttttttttgagaagggcGCGGAAGAAGTACCCGGATGTCAGGCTCTTGGGCCACAGGAAGGCGGAAGTGCTCCTCTGCATCCGCCCTCCGGCCGGGTCGCACTAGCGCCTTGGGTGTTCTCGTGCCTTCCGGAAGCGGTGGGAGCTAGGGCGGGGCTTGGGGTGTATTGGTGGTTGGAAGGGACAGATAGGCCCGCCGAGGTAGGAATGGACTTTTGCTTTGACATTTCCGTCGAATGCTTGCTCAGGAAGCCTGAGAGGCCAGTCGgcaggcctggctggctttgggtgCGTCGGTTCCGGGGTGGGATGGAGCAACGCTGTCCTGAGCCGTACGGAGAAATGTCAAGAGAGAGTCGCCTTTTCGGAGAAGAAAAACTTCCCTCCAGTGTTACAGTGCTCCCACGGCCCAGCTGTCGGACACGCGTGCGCGCACGGCTAGACCCGCTCGTGGCTCGGCAGCCAGCGGGCGCCACGCGCAGGAAGCCGTGCGTACGGCGGCGGCCCAGAGCGAGCGTCGTCCCGCCCCCTCCCGCTGCCGCGACGTGATTGGTGGGCTCCAGGCCGGCGCGCGCCCGGACGTCTGCGATGATTGGCCGAGCGGGGATGACCTTCCGGCCGCTCAGGGGCGGCCACCCGGTTAGCTCCGGTCTCGGTGGTTCCCGTGGCCGGCGGCTGGAGCGGGGGGCCTCCGACTTTTGCCCAGAGCCGGCATGGCCAGGGCGGCCTAGCCTGGGCACGGCTCCGACGCTCTGGGCGAGAGCCCCTCAGCGATGGCGGCGCTGCAGTTGCGGTTCTGGAAACTGCCTTCGGTCTGCAGGACCCTGGGTAACGCGCCGGGCCCGTCCCAGCCTGccccccgttccccccccccaccctcccgggTCCGGCTCCGGCTCCGAGTCCCGTTCTGCCCGGCGGGCTGCACGCGTCCGCGCATGCGCCCCCCAGCGTTGGGGAGACGGAAGAAGGTTAAGGTCCGGGGACTGAGGACGGccgctcccctcccttcttcaggCCCGACGGCGGGGTGGGACGCGCCCCGCGCCTTATCCTAACCGCGGTGTGGTCGTCTTCCCTTCCTAGAGCGGGGCTCCGCCGCCCTCTCCAGCTCCACGCCCGCGGCCAACCCCGCAGAGCAGCCGTCGGAAAACGAAGCCGTCGCCCCGGAGTTCACCAACAGGAATCCCCGAAACCTGGAGCTCTTGGCGGTCGCCAGGAAGGAACGGGGTTGGAAGACCGTGTGGCCCTCCCGAGAGTTCTGGCACAGGTAAGTAGGTCCGCCGGGGAGCGGGCGACCTGGCCGCGCCCAGCGCCTGGCAAACGAGACATCCGTTCGTTCAGCCACGGAGCCACCCGTGCCCGGGACCCTCTGGGCAGGCCGACTCGCGGTAGTGGCTGCTGGAAGGGGGTGCTATTCCACGACAATTAGCAGGAGTTCTGGGGGGGGGGAAACTTAGGAACTGGGTACTTACTGAGGCTCCTCTGAGTAGGTGACATTGAAAATGCTGAAATCCCAGAGAGGACAAGTCATCTGCCAATAGAGCTCTAGAGCAGAGAAACTGCGGTCAGGGACTGACAGGCCTTGGTACCTCACCTTCGGTGGGTGACGTAGCATGAAGATAGTAGAATAGGTGGGAGGTGGGTTATGAGCTTTGCATACTAAGATAAAAACACGAGATTGTCTTTTTCACTTGTCTTGGGAAACTGTAAGTGGATTTATATTAGTTATCCGAAGGAGAtgattgtgatatttccatacatacaatGTCTCCTGATAAATTTACCCTCCTTGTTACTCTGCATCATGTCTCTCCTCTTCTGAACAATTGCAGCAGGTGTTGTTATTCtgctttcatatatatgtataaagcaCGTGCATCATATTCATCTTCCAGTTGGCAACCAccaatttgttttactttgttgtttttaGTTTGCATTAATCATGCAAAGGAGTTTAACCATGGTATTTCAAACGTACATGTATTGCATTACAATCCGATTAACCTCTTGGTTCCTCACTCCTTATTCTCCATTATTCAAAAGCTCGTTTAACCATCTTTGTATCTATTATCTGCTTCAAGGAGATACATTGTTAATGTGGAGGAGTTAAATAGAAGATCAGTTATAAGTATTGCTCAGAGAGTACAATTGGGGAAGAATAATATAgacaggacatttttttttcttgtggttaattggggataaaagagATTCATACACTTCTGCcctagctggtttcaaaccacaaaccttagctctcagcttcctgagtagctaggattacaaacataagccaccagcacctggctaacagGATTAATTTgataaaagtacattatatgcataaacAATGAATTTCTTTTGTATGATTATACTAGTttgatatatgtattatatgtaatgtGATAAGTTATCACTGATATTTTTTGAAATAGTGAAATAGAACAAATTTTTATGTCTGTGTATTGAGAATTTGTATTCCTTTATAAGTTTCTACCTATAAAAATATTTGTgggttttattcatttatgtataaagatgattttgttttgaagatattggagtttgaactcagggcttcaaacaTAATAGGCAAGCCTTCCATCACTAAAGCTGTATCTCCCACCCAACGATGGTTGTTGATTGAAAACTTCTTATGTACCTAGTTGCTCTAAAAAGAATGTTATGAAGCAAATATAATAACTTTCTCTATTTTACAGAGGTAGGAAACTGAAGCCGAGGGAGACAGGATTAATAAGTGACCAAGCTAAGATTGAACCATGACTTATATGGTATTAGAAGCAGAACAGGACATTTTTACCACTGTGCTGCAGTGTGTAGGTATTTGTCTGCTGCTTGTTTTTCTTGGTGAGGCTTTGTTAGAGCAGAATACTTAAGGAGTGTATGAAGTTACAAGAGCAAGTTAGATGTCAGTATATTTACTCAGTGGACATAAAAGGCTGCACATTTACCAGGCATTATGCTCTAGGAGATACAGTTAGCTATCTTCCATTAACCCTGTCACTAAAAGTCTTTCATGGTTTTTTAGGGGAAGGTAGAGTAAGGATAACTGTTACAGTGGTACAATATATTTTTGCATAGTAACAGTAATTAGGGAAGAATCAAAGAAAGGAAGTAAATGAACTCATTTTAAAACAATCTGGATCTTATGCCTTAAAATCTTTTGGAACACTAAACTTAGTACTTTCACTTAGTGGTTGGATCATTTGAACTGCAGACCTATCCTTTTCCATTCCTTGTCTGGCCTGCTTAACCATCCTGTTAGAGAATTTTATTCTCTGATATATTCAGAGAatacatattcaaaatatattttgatcataaaGCCAAtaggacgggctgggaatatggcctagtggcaagagtgcttgcctcgtatacatgaggccctgggttcaattccccagcaccacatatacagaaaatggccagaagggacgctgtggctcaagtggcagagtgctagccttgagcaaaaagaagccagggacagtgctcagaccctgagtccaagccccagaactggccaaaaaaaaccccacaacacaTATAGCCAATAGGAAATGGTCTCAGATACTGAGACCCTCCCTTTCATAGAACGTATTTGAAGACAAAAATTGAAAACTTTTGCCTATTTCTGTTGATTAATAAGACTGCTTTTTATCTATTACTGAAATTAGCCCTTTGAAAAATacgtgttaatttttttttcatttcttgtttttagtatatatatatatatatatatatatatatatatatatatatatatatgccagtcctggggtttagactcagggcctaagcactgagtccctggcttctttttgctcaaggctagcgttctaccacttgagccacagtgccacttctggccattttctgtatatgtggtgttggggaattgaatccagggcttcatgtgtacgagccAAGCCctcttaacactaggccatattcccagccccttgtttgttttttcttttgccagtcatggggcttggactcagggcctgtccctgtcttgtttttgctcaaagctagtactctaccacttgagccacagcaccacttctggccgttttctgtatatgcggagctggggaattgaatccagagcttcatgtatacgaggcatgcacacttgtcactaggccatatccccagcccctgagatagggtcttgatacAGCGTAGGATGTCCTCGAGATCTCTGTAgtgcaggctgacctggaactagCGATTTTCCTGTCTTAGTATTTCCTAGGCAGAGATtaatgtaccaccatgctcagtcTCAGTttgatgtgtgttttttttttttttttcctctttaaccatgcagaaaatttccttttattaaagCTGTTTGACATTGTTGCTgccattttattcttcttttttgtaacaatactcaggcttgaacttggggcctaggcatattcgctgtcccttagttttttttttttgctcaaggctagcactctactacttgagtgagccacacctccatttctggtagttaattggagaattggaaagaagagtctcttggacattcctgcctgggctggctttgaactttgatcctcagatcttggcctcgtaagtagctaaggttataggcataagccactggcatccatcTTGTATTCTTATGACTTTAGTTTTTTCATTTAAGCTTTTGCTGcatttgttttgccttttgttgGAAAATAAGAGCTTAAGTATATTTTTACCTGCAAAATCAACAGCTTCAACTTCTTTTATAAAGCATCTGAATAAATAAGTAAGGCTCTTGAGAAATGCCAAGTTTTTAATTTGATCCTTGAAGTTCAGTGTGAGTAGCCTTTTATTCTCTAGTATAGTTGCACAAGGCAAAGAGGAAGCTTACCTTTCCCAGGTGAAGTCGATACACTTGAGAATTATTCAGGTATTCAGCTGAAGTAATTTAACTTGTGTTTGGATAGAATGTTTTACAGTTTTATTCTCTTACTGTCTCATTTAGGTTACGAGTTATAAGGACTCAGCACCATGTGGAAGGGATTGTCGAGCATCGAAACGGCCAGGTTGTGGTTTCGGCATCCACCCGGGAATGGGCTATTAAAAAGCATCTTTACAGTACCCGGAACGTGGTGGCTTGTGAGAGCATAGGACGAGTGCTGGCGCAGCGATGCCTGGAGGCAGGCATCAATTTCATGGTCTACCAACCAACCCCCTGGGAGGCGGCCTCAGATTcggtatttctgtttttatttacatcTTTAAAAGGTATCACAGGACTGAGGctgtagcttaggggtagagcacttgcccaacaTGACGGTAGCCCTTGGGTTCACTCCCCAGCATATCAAAGGCATGATCGTTGATTCTTGATGTTAGATATTATGATGGCTCCCAAGTGCTTTCCCTGTGTTTGACACTGCTGCATGCTGTGTGTGAGAACTGCCTCTCTAGGGGAGTAGCCTGTTATTTCATACTATACATAAACTCAAGTCAGTGTGTGGTACATTTGAAGTTCAGGATAACTGGTTCTGTAGCCCACAGCGTCAGCACTATTTCCTGTTTATAAACGTATTCAACACTACTTCCATTTTGTACTGACATCCTGTCCATGCAGTTGAAAATGATGCCAGTCTCTGACAGCTTTCCTTTTcacatttccattctttttctctttcatcatATTTAAATCATAGCATAAATGGTGTTGGTTCGGAGGTTTTTAAGAGCAAATCAGTTTCTCTCTTGATGGcaacttttttttgtcttcttactgatattggggtttgaactcagagcctcaagctcactaaggaagtactctaccacctgagctctgCCTCCAGTAATTTTCAGCTCTCTTAATGCTAACtgaatcttttttctctttctgatcGTCAAAACTAGATGACACGTCTACAAAATGCCATGACAGAAGGTGGTGTGGTACTGAAGGAGCCTCGGAGAATCTATGAGTAAAAAGAAGCATTGTTTTGGACACGTGAATACAAGATTTACCAGCTACTGCAGCCGTGGAAAGAAAGCATCTAGAACAACCAGCTTGGAGTTGAGAGCAATAATGTAACAGAGGAAGATTATTTGTAGTTTGGACTTCCTGGTCCCCCTCATCTGTGTATGGCTCTAGTGTCCTTTTTAACCAGggctattttttccccttccttgggCCTGTCAAGTGTTTGTAGATACTTAACCTATTGCTCAGTATCTAAGGGAAATGATCACCAGTGACAGGTGATTAGATGGCAAAGTCGTTTGTAAGTTACAAAATAAAGGTATATTATTAATTCTTATTTTCTGGTTCTGTGAGATTTCTTATGAGCATCCCGTGGCAGGATTCCACAGGTGTGGATTGTGAATATCACTTGTTACTGTGGGTAGTTTGTGGGGGCAAGTGATCTCAATAAGGGAGAATGGCTTGATGCCCAGGGTATGGGctactttgtttttgttactttttaaataggAGGTGTCAGTGTATAAGTTACAAAACTAAGTCATGAAGGTAAAAGCAGTGCATgccactcacgaggctgagatctgagcacggctgtgcaaagccagcccaggcaggaaggtctgtgagacgcttatccccaattaaccactgaaaaacgaAGCGGAGGTGAAgctcaaagtgatacagcactagccttgagcaaaggggtTCACAATCGACCAAAGCTCCCTTCTTCTTGACTGACTGAAGGAGAGACAAACGTGGGAGATGGAGGTGGACGGGCAGTGCCGGGCTGTCGGGTGAGGTCAGGCTAGGCGAGCCAGGGAGTCCTGGCGTGCACCGCAGACGCGGGACGTGCTCAGGGTTTCCGGCTCCTCGGTTTGGGCGAGGAGCAGAAGCCTGTGCACTCGTCCGGTGGCTTCTGGAGCCCTGTCTGTGCTTGGTTCCAGGCTTTCAGCAGCCCAGGGCTCGGTCCCCCCTGTCGGTCTCAGTGGAGACCAAGGTTAGATCATTcccattctgtttttttcttgcacCTTAAATCTTGACTGGAGTACTTTGAAGACCAAGGTTCTAGAAGACCGTCCAAACAGGAGTCTAGAACCCAAGGCCGGCTTGCAAGGACACCGTGCACTAGCCGCCCCTGGAAACTCCGCACCCAAGCTCGCGTCCCCGGTGCGTGGCGGTGCGTGGCGGTGCGTGGGGTGGGCGGAGGGCCGTGTACGGGCCTGGGGCTCCTCTGGCCCGGCCGGGCCGTCCCGGATCCCCGACAGCCTTCTCCTCGGGGGCCCGTCGAGGGGGCGGCGCCCCCGTCGGGGTCCGGCCGGGGTGGGCGGGGTCCCGCCTGCGCGGGGCCTTTAAGGCTGGGCGGGGTGGAGGGCGGCGCGTGGGCGGCGTGGGTGTCGCGCAGGGCCGGGCGGCGCAGCGCAGGGCAGCCGGCCTCGGCCTCCGTAGGCCCGGCAGCCATGGACGTCTGCGCCGATGACTTTGAACAGACCCTTCCCCTGCTGCAGGAGCTGGTCCTGGACGCCGACTTCGTGGGTAAGGCTCggggagcctgggcctgggggccggggagggggccctgCCCGGGGAGAGGCCTTCCCCCGGGCCCAGGAAGCGGAGAGGGGGGCGCAGGGGCGCGTCCTTGCTGTCCCCGGGCGCTCCCGTCCTtcttgcccttcccctcccccccactgcaGGTCTGGACATCGAGTTCACCGGGCTCCGCTCCAGTCTgtgtggaccccaacaaatcagGTACGCTTCCGGCCGGCCGGCTTGGAGGGGGCCCCTGGGCAAGcccgggccgcccgccccgcgttcGCAGCCGCACCGTTtgggtctggggggtgggggagggagggggcggggcattTTGTAGGGGGGTGTTCCTGCCTGTCGTGGGGTGCCCGTTGTGGACCCCCCTTGTGACAAGGAGAGAAGTGGTTCCTGCTTGAGTGGCTGGGATCAATGACACGCCCtttcctgttctctt
The nucleotide sequence above comes from Perognathus longimembris pacificus isolate PPM17 chromosome 9, ASM2315922v1, whole genome shotgun sequence. Encoded proteins:
- the Mrpl18 gene encoding 39S ribosomal protein L18, mitochondrial, with the translated sequence MAALQLRFWKLPSVCRTLERGSAALSSSTPAANPAEQPSENEAVAPEFTNRNPRNLELLAVARKERGWKTVWPSREFWHRLRVIRTQHHVEGIVEHRNGQVVVSASTREWAIKKHLYSTRNVVACESIGRVLAQRCLEAGINFMVYQPTPWEAASDSMTRLQNAMTEGGVVLKEPRRIYE